The DNA window TCTCTTGCTACTGCTTTGTACACCGCTTATAAGCTATACCGAACGTATGGTGACCCGGTGTTAAGAGAACTACCTTCTGTGAAGGACGGTATTGAAGAGCTTATTGGCAAAACCCAGATAGTTAAACTCAGGTCGTTGAGTGCGGAGACTGGGTGTGACATCTTTGCAAAGTTGGAGTTGACCAACCCTGCTGGGAGTGCGAAGGACCGAGTTGCGCTCAATATTATTAAGACTgcggaaaagaaaggtttGCTGGTAAGAGGGGAGAAGCCAGAAGGGTGGGTCTTCGAGGGGACGAGTGGATCGACTGGTATTAGCATTGCCATGATCTGTAATGCATTGGGGTATAGGGCACATATTTCCCTACCAGACGACACCTCGCTGGAAAAACTGGCACTATTAGAGTCTCTTGGGGCAGTAGTAAACCCGGTCAAGCCTGCTTCCATTGTGGACCCTGACCAATACGTCAATGCAGCAAAGAAGGCATGCGATGAGCTCAACGAATCTGGTGCGGCAAAAGGTGTTTTCGCTGATCAGTTTGAAAATGAAGCCAACTGGAGAGTACATTACGAAACAACGGGTCCCGAAATATGGGACCAGATGGACCATAACATCGATGGATTTATTGCTGGATGTGGGACAGGTGGTACAATAACTGGTGTATCAAAATACTTGAAGGAAGTGTCACACCCTTACGTTGTTCTTGCCGACCCACAGGGCTCTGGTTTCTATAACAGGATCAACTACGGTGTGATGTACGATGAGGTAGAGAAGGAGGGCACCAGGAGAAGACACCAAGTTGACACAATCGTCGAGGGTATTGGCTTGAACCGAATCACTCGCAATTTTAAACACGGAGAAAAATACATCGATGAGTCTATTAGGGTCACGGATAAGCAAGCTGTAGGAATGGCTAAATACCTGTCCATACACGATGGCTTTTTTGCAGGAAGCAGCACTGCCATAAATGCAGTAGCGGCTGTCAAGTTGGCGAAAAGGCTGCCCGCAGGGTCGCGCATCGTGATCATTGCATGTGATAGTGGGTCGAGACATCTCAGcaaattttgga is part of the Huiozyma naganishii CBS 8797 chromosome 4, complete genome genome and encodes:
- the MCY1 gene encoding putative cysteine synthase (similar to Saccharomyces cerevisiae YGR012W; ancestral locus Anc_4.148) translates to MPEVKGIVSNTLTFASLATALYTAYKLYRTYGDPVLRELPSVKDGIEELIGKTQIVKLRSLSAETGCDIFAKLELTNPAGSAKDRVALNIIKTAEKKGLLVRGEKPEGWVFEGTSGSTGISIAMICNALGYRAHISLPDDTSLEKLALLESLGAVVNPVKPASIVDPDQYVNAAKKACDELNESGAAKGVFADQFENEANWRVHYETTGPEIWDQMDHNIDGFIAGCGTGGTITGVSKYLKEVSHPYVVLADPQGSGFYNRINYGVMYDEVEKEGTRRRHQVDTIVEGIGLNRITRNFKHGEKYIDESIRVTDKQAVGMAKYLSIHDGFFAGSSTAINAVAAVKLAKRLPAGSRIVIIACDSGSRHLSKFWKEAKIVDREVTLDEIMSS